AATCTTGTACCTTATCATCGTGTAATTTTTTGCAACTATTCATTTAGGCATTGTTTGGATGTTTCGACGATACATGATACAAATAGTGATAATTATCATAATTTCGATTAGTTAATTTATCTTGATCGAGTGTTTGGTAGCTAACGATAATTGTGAGTTATCATATTTTAAGAGCCTGGTACACGACATCTATTTATTGTTCGTTTAAGTATCACAACACTCAGCGATAATTAAACAAACCCTTTAACCATATATAATGATTCAAGTTGTTGCCCTAGTGCTGTTATGGTGTTTGAGACACTACAATTTTGTTTAGTTGATGATGTGATGAACATGTAGCGCGGCATAATCATCTAGCTCGAATTAATTGACAGCTCCGTCATACGTGAGTTCCACAAAAGTTACATAGATATATTATCACTGTATGGAACTACACATATATCTCTCCCCTCTGCTTCAAGATTACAGACATACAAGATATTCAAAAGTTTCAtgcaaaaataaatactccaaatTAAGGACAGATTGAACCTCTTAGTCGATGGTGGTCTGTTTTAGCCTTTTGGATTTGGGCGGCCTCTTGTCTTCCTCATGTTTATTCCTCAGATTCTCAAGATCTTCTCCACTCAAGTTCCCCTTGAGCCTTTTGTTTAACTCATATGCTTCATATAATATCTGTTTGCATTCTTTACTAGCAAGATTATGGTCTACCACTGCATACAGATAAagcaagattttttttaaataaaacctAAAAACCAGTATGTATAAATTCCATAAATGCCGATCCATGTTATACCAAAAGGTCTGGTATGACAGAATATGAGAAGATTTCATTTTAGTATGAATATATCGTATGGCAACAAACCTGGCTTTGGATAATCCTTTCCAATTATGCATTTTGCTTTAACTTGTATGCTCATAGGAGCTGTCCATGGCTCATAGATATACTCCTTAGGCATGTCTGCAAATTTGCAATAAAAACGTGGGCTCCAAAGTTCAAACCCATCGTGCATGAAAATTTGAAGAACGTAGAGCAATGTATGGGCATACCTTTTAGTATGGGGAGAAACTGCCTGATATAATTGCCATTAGGGTCATACTTTTTCCCGAAAGAAATTGGAGAATATATACGGTTATACTGGGAAAGAAAGACAAGAAAGATGATCAGAATTCAGTTTATCACCTATGTAGAAAATAGGTAAGAGTTTTTCCCAGACCTGATAAAAGAAAGATGAGCATGATAACCACATCCAGTTTGCGTTATTGATTGCCCAGTCCGAATCAATAAGAAGCCTTTCAAAAACATCACGTCCTTTTTCCCAATGCACAAACTGTGAAGATAGCCACAACATTGTCAACCGAACACTATATATGTATCTGGATGTTACCGATGTTTCTGAAGTTACTTACCAGATCTCCACGGGTAAGGAAACAAGCAACACAGTGTCGGGCGAGATGGTGCATCCAGCCCCACTTCCTAAGCTGCTGGACCAAAAAGTAAGCGTAGATGTAAAGGTTGTCCAAAGCAATCCATGACAGAACTAGCAGACAAGTCGAAAGACTTGAAAATTTTGGCAAATTTCAAATCTGACCTGCATCATTATGGCATCAATCCAAGGAAATCCAGTCCTGGCATCTCTCCAAGCAGCCAGCAGTTCGTCGTCAATTTTCCATGGTATCtgtacaaaataatttaaattaaaataccaCGATATATAACACATTGTCTACTCTTGAGATTTCTTTATATGTGGTAGATTTCTTTCGGTAACATGTTTATATCCATTACCACTCAGAAGTTGTAGCGATTGAGACAAAGCATGGAATATTATTTCAAGAATGACAGcaggaaacaaataaatgagTGTCTAATTTCAAagaaagaacaaaagatacaacaGAGAGACACAATCTTCCTGGATATATCATGTTTTTTAATTCAAGACATAAAATGTAGTAGTCATTATCAGTACCTGTTTACAAATTGTATTGTCCTTCATTTGATCGAAATTAGGAGTACCAAAGGCGACCGTGTAGAAGAAATCTCGCCATAACAGCTACAACAACTCAGAGTGTCAGTTCGACGTATTCATGACATTGGCTGTTATACAAATAATAAACTAACCTGTCCAAGAAGGGAAACTGGGGGAGATGTGTGCTTTTTGCAATTTCTCTGAACCTCTTGTATACATTGGTAAAAGTACCTGGAAGAAACACAGCCAAACTTCCAACAATTTGGAAACAGAAAAGATTAGGGGGAttcaagaaaattaaaaaaaaaatgagaaaactaTGCATAACCTACTTTCAAGTAGGGTGATAAAACAGTTGTTGCTGGTTTTATAAATGAAGATGGATCACCCTTGGGTTTCTCAAAATTAGCCACCCACTCCTGCAAAACGAGAATTAGGAATATCATGTACAATATGTGTAGACTAAAGGGAAGCCAGCAGAATCTCAACTATGGAGTACTAAAATTTATCAAATTCCGAGGTTAACCCTTTAAATACAGGCTTAGTGCCCAGAGTCATAGCTCAAGAGTATTTCAGAATATATTATTACAGATTGACAGATATATGCACCATAAACACAGCAACTTTAAGAAGAGTTGGGAGAATGGAGATTGTACTCATGAATACCTTGTTTTCCATAGaagctttcaaccttctcaatcCTTCTGATTCTCCACCCTTAAAGGGGGTATTTTCATCCTGTTAATCGGTGTTTGTTTGTTACAAAGAGTTTGGATTAGGCAAACTTTTTAATGAAGAAGTCATTGCATACCTCCGGTGTGTCCTCATAGCCAAGCTCCTTGATTGATGGGACTTCAATGATAGGGCAATTCCCCACATTTCCAACTGATGGGAGCCGGTTTAGATCACTAAGAAGTGTAGATGAGATCCAAGAGGGCTCCCCAGCTAGCTTGACAAAAGACTGATAAGTCGAAGGTGGCTTTCCACCGTTCTAGGATCAAATAATGAAATGGGGTCAATGAAAACAATACGTTAAAGATGAGCAGTAGGAAACCACTAAATTTTAAACAAAGCATACTAACCTTCTCTATGATATCTGCAGGATTGAAGAGTGTATGACTCACTGGAGAGTAAATCTCTATACCGGCAGCAGTAGCATATTTCTGTACAAACCAATGTTAAACCTCTTCTTATAGAATATTGATGAAAAGTCAAAAACTGCTAAATCCTCACTGCTAAATCCTCGTGCATTCAAAGAACACATTATGGCTATTTCCTAAGTAACATTATGACTAGCAAAGAATGCATTATGATTCCGAAAACACTTACTCTGACTTTGTCATCCAAACTCTGGTAATACGGCTCAGTGTCAAACTCAAAACACAGCTTCTTTATGCTCCACTGGTGTTTCAGAATGAAATAAATGACATTAGGATATACACTTACAACATACAAAGTTAGAAATACACTGCAGTGCAGACTAATCATGTCGACTAGAGCTCGGTAACTTAAGATGTACAAACACGAATTTGTTTGTTCAGTTTGTCCCAAATCCCAATTTTAATATCACATATAACTTCCCGGTGCAGAATTATGATCATAATCAACGAGACTTCAAGAAAAGCAGGCAGTAGTTACATATTCATCCACTGACTCCAAATGCACAAGTTCAAAGTGTAGAATTCCCACAATAGGGATTAGAAAGCAGATTTTAACTCCAGCTTAGATCAAACTTTTGATGAAGCTACTACTTAATATTATCTGTTCGCCAAATATAGCATCGACTGTTTCAATTCAAAACTCAGATTCAATTTCtgaaaaaaaatctgaaaattgcTAAATTGAGTACCTCACTCAAGCAGCGAAACAAGACGTCGGTGGGCTCACCCTTGAGCACCAGCAAACGCGATCCTAGTTTCTTAAGATTAAGGTCGAGATCCGCCAGACTCTCGAGCAGGAACCTTATCCGGTTCAACCCGGCCCGATTCGACCCGGGGGAAAAGGCGCTCGGGTCGGGCTCCATGTAGCGCGGATCGATCACGAAAACCGGGTACAAAGCGGTCGACCCCCTGGCCGCGTACCCCAGCGCCGGGTTGTCGTGAATGCGGAGCCCCTTCCTGAACCAAATCAGAGAGTTCGACCCGGATGATGCCATTGTCGTCGGGGGCGGGATACCGGGGAAGCGCATTTAGTGACAGTTGGAATTCGGAAAGTGAGCGGTTTTTAAACTGTTGACTTGTTTCCCGCCATAAAGTTATAGAAGGGGGCTGAACTATTATGCGCCTAGTGAGGTGGTTCGATAGTAGCCGTTTAAAGAGGTGTTTTTCGTGTCCGATGCGCACTTGGCGCAGGATAGTGGAGCTAGAGAGGTAAATTGTTGGATTGGCTGAGAAAATGCCACGTAGCGTCTGCGCAAAAAGCCTACCGCTTTATTAATGGCTATTTCAGCATTTATTTATGACTAGATTTTGAAATGGTGGTTttaatcaatgttttaaaaaccggaccgacaagcgaaccggcgtcgttactggttcactggttcaaccggttcactgATCGAACCATTGGTGAACCGTAATActgtttatacatatatatttatttatttagtcataaataataaaatttaattaaatgttttatcaataaatattatagtattatacatttaatagtattattatagaaaacaagtcttatactagtatattagaatatttaatgacgttaagtttgaatacaataataaactataatacacaatataaaaactagtattaaactctatgtataattataaactcatatattgtaaaatattagtgattgtaaaaatataattaaaatataagaaatatgttataattaacaatttcttaaaagaatataaaattaaaatgaattatcttaaaagaatataaaattaaaatgaattatcttaaaagaatacaaaactaatatgaattattagttctggtggaaaaagaatttcagatttaatgtataagga
This sequence is a window from Salvia splendens isolate huo1 chromosome 5, SspV2, whole genome shotgun sequence. Protein-coding genes within it:
- the LOC121805970 gene encoding (6-4)DNA photolyase-like isoform X1 encodes the protein MRFPGIPPPTTMASSGSNSLIWFRKGLRIHDNPALGYAARGSTALYPVFVIDPRYMEPDPSAFSPGSNRAGLNRIRFLLESLADLDLNLKKLGSRLLVLKGEPTDVLFRCLSEWSIKKLCFEFDTEPYYQSLDDKVRKYATAAGIEIYSPVSHTLFNPADIIEKNGGKPPSTYQSFVKLAGEPSWISSTLLSDLNRLPSVGNVGNCPIIEVPSIKELGYEDTPEDENTPFKGGESEGLRRLKASMENKEWVANFEKPKGDPSSFIKPATTVLSPYLKFGCVSSRYFYQCIQEVQRNCKKHTSPPVSLLGQLLWRDFFYTVAFGTPNFDQMKDNTICKQIPWKIDDELLAAWRDARTGFPWIDAIMMQQLRKWGWMHHLARHCVACFLTRGDLFVHWEKGRDVFERLLIDSDWAINNANWMWLSCSSFFYQYNRIYSPISFGKKYDPNGNYIRQFLPILKDMPKEYIYEPWTAPMSIQVKAKCIIGKDYPKPVVDHNLASKECKQILYEAYELNKRLKGNLSGEDLENLRNKHEEDKRPPKSKRLKQTTID
- the LOC121805970 gene encoding (6-4)DNA photolyase-like isoform X2, with the translated sequence MRFPGIPPPTTMASSGSNSLIWFRKGLRIHDNPALGYAARGSTALYPVFVIDPRYMEPDPSAFSPGSNRAGLNRIRFLLESLADLDLNLKKLGSRLLVLKGEPTDVLFRCLSEWSIKKLCFEFDTEPYYQSLDDKVRKYATAAGIEIYSPVSHTLFNPADIIEKNGGKPPSTYQSFVKLAGEPSWISSTLLSDLNRLPSVGNVGNCPIIEVPSIKELGYEDTPEDENTPFKGGESEGLRRLKASMENKEWVANFEKPKGDPSSFIKPATTVLSPYLKFGCVSSRYFYQCIQEVQRNCKKHTSPPVSLLGQLLWRDFFYTVAFGTPNFDQMKDNTICKQIPWKIDDELLAAWRDARTGFPWIDAIMMQLRKWGWMHHLARHCVACFLTRGDLFVHWEKGRDVFERLLIDSDWAINNANWMWLSCSSFFYQYNRIYSPISFGKKYDPNGNYIRQFLPILKDMPKEYIYEPWTAPMSIQVKAKCIIGKDYPKPVVDHNLASKECKQILYEAYELNKRLKGNLSGEDLENLRNKHEEDKRPPKSKRLKQTTID